Within Haematobia irritans isolate KBUSLIRL chromosome 2, ASM5000362v1, whole genome shotgun sequence, the genomic segment CTTggttataaaaagaaggtcccttgtcattgagctaagcaTGGCACAGGGAAGCATTCTgtgataacagagaagttcaccactggggtatcacaatggactgaatagtctcagtCAGGATGCCACTATACCCAACCTAAACTAGTAAAAGTCAAATCCCTCATTCAGTACGGCGTCATttttccgatttgacttcttgggttgATCTGATAGAcaccgaaaattttattcgatttgacagaaattagaaatgtggatatattttaGGTCTATAGTTTCTAGAATAAATAGACTTAATAATTGTCCGAAAGacgtgaaattgaaaatctagagatattttaaatCCCCTAGTAGTTGTGTCGAATAtaccggaccatgttttgatatatccccatgTAGACCAATCTCTCGCTTTGACTTCCTGGGCTTCTCGACACCgaaattttaatccaatttgcttgaaattggaaatcttgaggtattttaggtccataaatttACTTCATATAGGTACATGTTTGATATAGCCTTCATTTACACCGGTCTCCCGATTCAACTTCTTGAGGGAATTCAAGGTGTAGTTGTTATAAAATTGCTGGAAacgaaaaatctatagaatttagaTTTGAAATCATATGAAAGGtgttaggttagattaaagtggcagcccgattttctTGCACTTTTGGGCAAGAAGTTTACGATTCCTGTAAAACTCAATCAAAAcgattcttataaatccagaatctgacctgtctccataggttaggttaaagtgggccgatttattataccctccaccataggatgggggtatattaactttgtcattccgtttgtaacacatcgaaatattgctctaagaccccataaagtatatatattctgggtcgtggtgaaattttgagtcgatctaagcatgtccgtccgtccgtctgttgaaatcacgctaacttccgaacgaaacaagctatcgacttgaaacttggcacaagtagttgttattgatgtaggtcggatggtattgcaaatgggccatatcggtccacttttacgtatgggggctatacggacTGGGGGctcaacggacccccaaatttggcttgtgattgctctaagagaagcaaatttcatccgatccggctgaaattttgtacatagtgttagtatatggtctttaacaaccatgcaaaaattggtccacatcggtccatttttacgtatagcccccatataaacggacccccaaatttggcttgcgattgctctaaaagaagccaatttcatccgatcagactgaaatttggtacatggtgttattatatggtctctaacaaccatgcaaaaattggtctatatcggtccatttttacgtatagcccccatataaacggacccccaaatttggcttgcgattgctctaagagaggcaaatttcatccgatccggctgaaatttggtacatgatgttagtatatagtctctaacaaccatgcaaaaatttgtccacatcggtccataattatatatagcccccatataaaccgatcccccgatttggcttgcggagcctctaagagaagcaaatttcatccgatccggctgaaatttgttacatggtgttggtatatgttctctaatgaccatgcaaaaattggtccacatcgacccataattatatatagcccccatataagccgatccccagatttgacctccggagcctctttgaggagcaaaattcatccgatccggttgaaatctggtacatggtgttagtatatggtctctaacaaccatgcaagaattggtccatatcagtccataattatatatagcccccatataaatcgatcccaagatttgtcctccggaacctcttggaggagtaaaattcatccgatccggttgaattttggaacatggtgttagaatgtggtctcaaacaaacacgcaagaattggtccatatcggtccataattatatatatttagcccccatataaaccgttccccagatttgatctccggagcctcttggaggagcaaaattcatccgatccggttgaaatttgcaacgtggtgttagtataaggccgctaataaccatgtcaaaattggtccatatcggtctatagttatatatagccgatccctaatcacacataaattggtccatatcagttcataatcatggttgccactcgagccaaaaataatttaccaaaattttatttttatagaaaacatggtcaaaatgttatttctatagaaaattttgtcaaaattttatttctatagaaaattttgtcaaaattttacttctatagaaaatgttgtcaaaattttatttctatagaaactttaaacttaattatatatgtatttaatcggccgttttgtagtttaatatgtaccacgtatggactatatggtatatattacgttgttaggaagttttatgatgccttgccatcagctgcagtagacgtttctacgcaatccatggtggagggtacataagcttcggcctggccgaacttacggccgtatatacttgttttcatttcattgtGATGCTCTCAACTATCCTGAACACCATTAAATGTGTAGCGTTGGTCAAATATTTAATAGTGAAGCCTGAATCCTACTTTTTGTTTCTTCTCCTTCACAGATGGCATTATTGTCCTCGACGATGAATACATTCGCCAAAATCGTAAGGTCTTTGTGCAACTCATTTGCAATTTCCGTTATGGCCGTGAGGATGATGAGATGATCGGGCTGCGTttctccaaggaattgattttaGTCTCACAACAAGTCTACCCTGAACAAAAGGTGGACATCAATCTGACTAAAATGCAAGAACGTCTTCTCAAGAGATTGGGTCAAAATGCTTTCCCCTTCGTTATGGAAATGCCACCTAGCTCACCAGCATCGGTGGTCTTACAACAGAAAGCCAATGATAATTCACAACCATGTGGTGtccaatattttgtaaaaatatttgctgGTGAAAGTGAATGTGATCGTTCACATCGTCGTAGTACCATTAATTTGGGTATACGTAAGGTGCAATATGCTCCGACCAAACAAGGCATACAACCCTGCACAGTAGTGCGTAAAGATTTCCTTTTATCACCGGGAGAGCTGGAATTAGAGGTGACCTTGGATAAGCAACTCTATCATCATGgtgaaaaaattgctataaattTATGTGTGCGAAATAATTCGAATAAGGTGGTGAAGAAAATTAAAGCCACCGTTCAGCAAGGTATCGATATAGTACTCTTCCAAAATGGTCAATTCCGTAATACTATCTCGTATGCGGAGAGTGCTGAGGGTTGCCCATTGAATCCTGGCTCTAGCCTACAAAAGGTTATGTATTTAGTGCCTAATTTAGCGGCAAATTGTGATCGTGCTGGTGTTGCCGTGGAGGGAGATTATAAACACAAAAATATCTCGTTGGCTTCAACAACATTGTAAGtggaatattttagtttttccaaaaatcaCATTCTGTGAATCCATTTTTGCTTTTCAATATggctaattttctttttaaatttttatttttgttgtgtcTCCTTACAGAATTGCCAGTCCTGAAGCTCGTGATGCTTTTGGTATTATTGTCTCCTATGCCGTTAAAGTCAAATTATTCTTGGGCGCTTTGGGTGGTGAATTGTGTGCTGAACTACCATTCATTCTAATGCATCCTAAGGTAGGTAACACAGGTAACAGATGACAGTATTCAGGAATTCCGTTTTGGGGAATTCTTGTAATTAATTTCGAAATCTCAGTTGGCCTAGTTAATACATTTTGATGTCACGAAATTTgtaacacatttttgtattctttCCTTTTTTCTTTCTTCTCACTCACTCCCTCCCTACCATAGCCCAGCCGCAAACAATTGGAAGCAGCTGAAGCAGAAGAAGCTTAAATGGGAAGCGTTCTCGTAGAAATCTTTTGGGATTGTGTTTCTTCTTTCCCCGGAGAAGCTCTACATTGGAAATGGAACAGACCATAGACGCTGTTCATTTCCCGAAATCAAAAGTATGCATGTTCTTCTATTATTTCTATGTGATTCCGTTTCAATTACTtacgataaataaaaaaaacaaatcaaactgAAATCTTAACTAACAAATGTTACAACAAAATGAGATTATGTTAACATATTCATATTAGTTATCATTGTGATGtctttatatatattaaaataaaaatagagttatattaatatataaaataaaacaaaaggaaagaaatattttgtatgatttattataagtttaataaaaaatcggTAGGCGCTTGGAATTGAATACAGTATATAGTTACTTTCGATGGAGTGATGGTGGAAGTCAGAAACAAAACTGCGCACTGCTCAGACTTCAGTGGTTCACCCGATTAGCTGCAAACCCTACAATCTCTGTGATAGAATTTCAAACCGCAGCTGCTAATCGGCAGATCTCAGAGATTGAGCTACATAGCCGAagattttaacaggttggctgataagtccccggtctgacacatagatggcgtcgctagtattaaatgcatattatttttatatagtaccaaccttcaaatgattcgtgtcaaaatttgacgtcttttgtgcagaaacttttgttattgtgaaaaaatggaaaacaaggaatttcgtgttttgataaaatactgttttctgaaggggaaaaatacggtggaagcaaaaacttggcttgataatgagtttccggactctaccccagggaaatcaacaataatggttaggttaggttaggttaggttaggttaggtggcagcacgatgtatcaggctcacttagactattcagtccattgtgataccacattggtgaacttctcttttgtcacggagtgctgcccgattccatgttaagttcaatgacaaggaccttctttttatagccgagtccgaacggcgttccacattgcagtgaaaccacttagagaagctttgaaaccctcagaaatgtcaccagcattactgaggtgggataatccaccgctgaaaaactttttggtgttcggtcgaagcaggaatcgaacccacgaccttgtgtatgcaaggcgggcatgctaaccattgcaccacggtggctcccatcaacaataattgattggtatgcaaaattcaagcgtggtgaaatgagcacggaggacggtgaacgcagtggacgcccgaaagaggtggttaccgacgaagacatcaaaaaaaatccacaaaatgattttgaatgaccgtaaaatgaagttgatcgaggtaGCAGAGGCctcaaagatatcaaaggaacgtgttggtcatatcattcatcaatatttggatatgcggaagctctgtacaaattgggtgccgcgcgagctcacatttgatgactctgagcggtgtttgcagctgttaactcgtaatacacccgagtttttccgtccatatatgacaatggatgaaacatggctccatcactacacttctgagtccaatcgacagtcggacagcgaccggtgaaccgtctccgaagcgtggaaagactctaaagtccgctggcaaagtaatgtcctatgttttttgggatgcgcatggaataatttttatcgattatcttgagaagggaaaacccatcaacagtgactattatatggcgttattggagcgtttgaaggtcgaaatcgcggcaaaacggccccatatgaagaagaaacaagtatatacggccgtaagttcggccaggccgaatcttatgtaccctccaccatggattgcgtacacccagagaaggaatatgatcacctcaaacatgttttaagagcaaaatgttatttttggatggtgaccatttaACTTGGTTGTCGcatccatgttattttctcggaaattatttatctgatttcggcaagcagtttatatttgacgagaaaacaaaatttttttgacaaacatattgcatggtcaccatacaaaaataacattttgctcttggaatatgtttgaggtgatcatattccttctctgcgtgtagaaacttctaagaaAAGCCtgtcatttgcttctcttagaggctccgcaagccaaatcgggggatcggtttatatgggggctatatataattatggaccgatgagaaccaatttttccatggttgttagagaccatatactaacaccatgtgccaaatttcagccagatcggatgaaaattgtttctcttagaggctccgcaagccaaatcgggggatcggtttatatgggggctatatgtaattatgaaccgatatggaccaatttttgcatggttgttagagaccatatacttacaccatgtaccaaatttcagccggatcgaatgaaatttgcttctcttagagcaatcgcaagccaaatttgggggtccgtttatatgggggctatacgtaaaagtggaccgatatggaccaatttttgcatggttgttagagaccatatactaacaccatgtaccaaatttcagccggatcggatgaaatttgcttttcttagaggcctcccaagccaaatttaggggtccgtttctatgggggctatacgtaaaagtggaccgatatggcccatttgcaataccatccgacctacatcaataacaactacttgtgccaagtttcaagtcgatagcttgtttcgttcggaagttagcgtgatttcaacagacggttggacggacatgctcagatcgactcagaatttcaccacgacccagaatatatactttatggggtcttagagcaatatttcgatgtgttacaaatggaatgacaaagttaatataccccccatcctatggtggagggtataaaaagtgttgttccaccaagacaacgcaccgtgccacaagtcattgagaacgttttcatgaattgggcttcgaattgcttccccacccaccgtattctccagatctggcccccagcgactttttcttgttctcagacctcaaaaggatgcagggaaaaaatttggttgcaatgaagaTGTGATACTCGAAACtcagacctattttgaggcaaaaccgaaggagtactaacaaaatggtttcaaaaaattggaaggtcgttataatcgttgtatcgctcttgaagggaaggaactatgttgaataataaaaacgaattttgtgtgattgaattgCAGACCCGAAAACTGCTGATTAGAAGTTGTCAGCGATGGAACTGCTGATTTCAAAATCGCTTATTTGAAAAGCAGAACAAAACGTCTTAGTCATTGATCTAGAGAGCGGAAGAGATCAGAGAACTGAAGAGACTGGGGAACCGAAGAGTTCAGTGAATTTTTTGCAAACTCAACGGTCTACGTGATTGAACCACAGACCTCAAAGTTTCTGACCCGAAATATCAGTAATTGACCCGAAATATCAGAAGAAGATCAGGGATTGAAGGCGCAAACATCTTAGTCTTCAGTGATTGAATTTCAAATCCGAAGATCTTAATGATTGAACTATTAACTACAGGTTGGTAGTGATCGAGCTGTTGACTGGAAAATCTCCTATAGTAATTGCAGACACAAAATGTGCCGTTATTAAAATGTCTATCACAAAATCTAAGTGATTAAATTGCAGACCGGATGATCTCAGTGACTGAGCTAGCGTCACGAAGATTTCAGGGTAGTAGACATTAAATTGCAGATGCAAACGTTTCAGTGATTGAATCGAAACCTAAAGGTCTCACAGATTGGAAAGCAGATTAGCAGATCTCAGTGATCGACTAGAAAATCGGTTAAATGAATTTCAATGCTGACCTCAATCTTCAGCGATGGATTCGCAAACCTGAAGATCTCAGTGATTGCAAAATAGACTCGAAGATCTCAGAGATTAAACTGTTGAAATTTATACGAAAAGAAgatgcacagtggtggtgaaaaaatggtcaaatttgggaagaataattctcgtaaGTAAATTTCATAAGGAATTAACATTAAAGGGCCAAATTAAATCATCTTACCCGGCCAAATTAAATCatcttgccatcgttctcaatgacttgtggcacggtgcgttgtcttggtggaacaacaattttttcttcttcatatggggccgttttgccgcgatttcgaccttcaaacgctccaataacgccatatctcattaaatcctATGGAAATGTGTTGTGGCCAACACTGAATAatgtgtatagtcaggcttgcgagattggtatctggcattatcttttcagtaacttaatattatcaattcccttaatcttcctgtccaataagctagAACAAATAGTGTAATAATTTGTAGATTAAACTGTTGACTAGAAGTTGCCAGCGATAGAACTTCTGACTGCAAATTAGCTTATTGAAAACGCCGATAGACACCAAAAAGTTAGAGATTGAATTTGCAGAACCAAAGGCTCAATATTCAGGGATCTAATCGCAAATTTGTAGGTCTCAGCGATTGaaatttacactcaaaaatcTCAGTGGTAAAACTACTGACTAGAAGTTGTCAGTGATAGAGTTGCTGACTGCAACAATCACTTATTTTGAAAAGAAGATTAAGAAGTCTCAACATTTTAACTGCAGACCAGAAAAGATCAAAGTTTGAGCTGCAAAGCCTAAAATTTTAGTGATTTAGTTTCCAACCCAAAAGTTTATAGATTGAACTACAGACCCAAAAGAACTGCAAACTTAAAAATCTTAGTTATTGAACTTCATTATTGATATATCCAATGATTGATTTGCAGACTCAAAGACTCAGCGATTAAACATCACAACTGAAGATCTCAGAGATTGGGCTGTAACCCCGAAGATGATAGTTATTGGACCCAAAGACTCAGAGAATGAACTATAGATCCGAATGTCGCAGTGATTGAACTGTACACTAAAAGATCTCACAGATTAAATGTTGCCTAAAGAAGTGAAGGAGCTacatacaagaaaattttcgttatcgAACTTTAGACCTAACGATCGTAGTTATTAGACTGCAGACCTGGAAGTCTCAGATATTGAATTACAGATGCGAAAGTCGTAGTAATTGAACTGTAGGCTAAAAGGTCTCACAGATTAAATGTTCCCTGAAGAAGTGAAGAAGCTACAGACACGAAGATTGAACTTCAGACCGCAAGACTTTAGTAATTGAGCTGCACACCAAAAAGTCACAGAGACTTAAGAGCAGACCTAAAGATCTTAGTGATCAATAGGTATCTGTGATTGAGCTGTAAATCGAAAGATTTCAGTGATTGAACTTCAGACCCAGAGGTTTTACTGTAGGGCCGAAAGATTCCGTAATTTTAATGCATACTCGCATATCTCAGTGATTGAACTGAAGACCCAAAGAGATCGGCAGTGAATGAATTGCAAACGCAAAAATTTAAGactgtggttagcatgcccgccttgcatacacaaggtcgtgggttcgattcctgcttcgaccaaacaccaaaaagtttttcagcggttgattatcccacctcagtaatgctggtgacatttctgagggtttcaaagcttctctaagtggtttaactgcaatgtggaacgccgttcggactcggctataaaaaggaggtcccttgtcattgagcttaacatggaatcgagcagcactctgtgataagagagaacttcaccaatgtcacaatggactgaatagtctaagtgagcctgatacatcgagctgccacttaCCTTGACCTAAGAGCTTAGGCGCATGGTTAAAGATGGGAATGGAAAAAGCTTTCAATCACTGCTAATTACCTCCTTGTGGTGAGCAACTGATATGTTAGTCACCACACCGAATTTAACCAATTATAAACCTTAGATTACAATTATTTCGatcgaattttataaaaattaatattatctgACAGAATAGTGTGAATGGAACTAATGTCTAAATCTTTATTGGTGAAATGACAGCTTGTTAGATTGGTCGGAAAGTCCCCTGAACAACAGACCTGAAAGTCATAGTGAGTGAACTGTGGACAAAAAGTTCACAGTGATTAAGCTCTAGACCTGAAGATCGCAATAAATGAGATCCAGACGCGAAGATATTAGTTAGCTACAGGAAAGTAGCAGCTCGTTATGTTCAACACACTTATTTATTGTAAttccatagtggtgaacttctctcaaaTAACTGAGTGCTCTTCATGTTTGGTTTATTGAAAAAGGACGCCCTTTTTATAACAGAGTCAGTACGATGAAACCAGACATTTTAACTCTAGTTTATACGGTTGGACTACAAAGGTTCTCGATTTTTGAAAGGCCAAGCTTGTTATTGACCTTATATAGGGCGGAAAGTCCCTTGTCAATCACTTTTAACGAACTTAGAAAACCAAAAAGAGAAGCATAGCTCATTCAAGTTTGCCCACATTGTTcaagaattttgttaaattttatttggttgctTCCTTTATTGGATATCTttttacactaatagaaaaaagacggtaacaaaataaaacaagtatatacggccgtaagttcggccaggccgaatcttatgtaccctccaccatggattgcgtagaaacttctaccaaagactgtcatccacaatcgaattacttgggttgtggtatctttaaacttcttaacatcgttttcttaattgtgagatagtccatacgtggtatatattagacaaaaagttatgtataagcaagtctacaaataactacgaatcgacatggacttttgcacggtacgtagagagtcagaattgaaatatgggggtcgcttatatgggggctatatagaattatgaacttgatattggccaatttttgtgtgattggggatcgatttatctgagggctatatataactatagatcgatatggacctagttaggcatggttgttaacggccatatactagcacaatgtaccaaatttcaactgaatcggatgaaatttcctcctccaagaggctacaaaaccaaatctcgggtatcggtttatatgggggctatgtatgattatgggctaatatggaccacttttggcatggttgttaaatttcatgtactaccaccacgtaccaaatttcaaccagatcggatgcattttgcttctccaaaaggaaccggaggtcaaatctggggatcggtttatatgggggctatatataattatggactgatatgaaccaattcctgcatggttgttggataccatatactaacatcacataccaaatttcaaccgaatcggatgaattttgctcttccaaggggttccggaggtcaatcttgggatcggtttatatggggcctatatataattattgaccgatttcgaccaatttttgcatgggtgtttgaggccatatattaacaccacgtaccaaatttcaactgaatcagatgaattttggtcctccaagaggctccggaggtcaaatctggtgatcggtttatatgggggctatatataattatggaccgaagtagaccaattttggcataatagttagagaccatatactaacaccatgcaccaaatttcatccggatcggatgaaatttgcttctcttagaggcctcgcacgccaaatcgggggatcggtttatatggggctatatataattatgtggatcgatgtggaccaatttttgcatggttgttagagaccatatactaacaccatgtaccaaatttcagccggatcggataaaatttgcttccctgagaggcctcgcaagccaaatttgggggtcagtttatatgggggctatacgtaaaagtggaccgatatggcccatttgcaataccgtccaacctaaaccaataacaactacttgtgccaagtttcaagtctatagcttgtttcgttcggaagttagcgtgatttcaacagacggacggacggacggacatgctcagatcgactcagaatttcaccacgacccagaatatatactttatggggtcttagagcaatatttcgatgtgttacaaacggaatgacaaagttaatatacccccaatcctatggtggagggtataaaaatcaaaacgaaatgttcacaatttcgtccacgggcgttcacgatttcatgaacggcattcgtttttctttggccatgaaaagtcttaaaataatcgttagacgttattatggcaactacctcggtggtgcaatgtgctagggcgactgttaacgcgtatggtgcagaaaacacaggttctagtcacggtagcggacatctttttttaattctgggtattaattcgtaaccataacgttttcagatcgtgaacgctggttgttgtttcgacaacgcatggtgtcattttatcgttgtcagattgacaccgcctgttcacagtttgacaccacatgtgtgttgattcactttcatgaacgaatcgttttgaaatgagcaggccgtgcatgattttttctatgagtgtagaaaCAATTCAAAATTTGTGATCAGTTTGGTCCATATgagaatttttttcctttttattttttgttcaatTGTTTCCTGATACACTAatatgaaaactaaaaaaaaaaaaacaaagaatcaCTTTTTATTAGCTCAAACTTGCCATGCAAATAGAACAACAATTGACAGTAGCGTGATTGTTTTCACCTATTCTTGGAATGGGTTTTGACTTTCGGTTCGTGTGTCATAAAGCAAGCCTGGCAAAATAGCCATTCAAAAAGGTTGAAATTGTTAAACGATGTATATTGGCACAaggcttttgcaaaaattgttctttgTAATATTCCaggaatttcaaatatatttcatttgccatcacaaaattgcaataaaaaaaaggaaaattaatttttagccAATATAAGTGAGAGGAATTGATTGATGTAAGAGTAAACCACTTGCTAGAAAGTTTTAAACAATGGGAATTTCTTAATCGATATTAAACCATAATCATAGATAATTAAcatatatataacatataaaaataaacgaaaCAAATGTTGGGAATTCAATATTCTCTTTGAGAttacatttcacaatttttcaatgttatccaaaattttaatatttttaaaacagcAGATGATTTattatcaaattaaatattcaagAGTTTATTATTATGACGAAATAAATTATgacgaaaattaattaaaattaatttaattctgaagaaattttctctttacGAAAATCATGAAACGAGATGTCAGAGATTTAATTTCAGAGATTTCATAACATTTT encodes:
- the Arr1 gene encoding arrestin 1 yields the protein MVVNFKVFKKAAPNNMITLYMNRREFVDSVTQVEPVDGIIVLDDEYIRQNRKVFVQLICNFRYGREDDEMIGLRFSKELILVSQQVYPEQKVDINLTKMQERLLKRLGQNAFPFVMEMPPSSPASVVLQQKANDNSQPCGVQYFVKIFAGESECDRSHRRSTINLGIRKVQYAPTKQGIQPCTVVRKDFLLSPGELELEVTLDKQLYHHGEKIAINLCVRNNSNKVVKKIKATVQQGIDIVLFQNGQFRNTISYAESAEGCPLNPGSSLQKVMYLVPNLAANCDRAGVAVEGDYKHKNISLASTTLIASPEARDAFGIIVSYAVKVKLFLGALGGELCAELPFILMHPKPSRKQLEAAEAEEA